In the genome of Deinococcus deserti VCD115, one region contains:
- a CDS encoding M3 family oligoendopeptidase — MPRWRTDDLYPSLDHARVDADLAALRTQVTELESTFDRLGVRKGEVVTAEALEQVISGLNAVTLQLVSLRGYINAFASTDSRDALAQQRVGELTTLALPLGPLRSRLTAWLGSLDDAALEAAVQQSEPVREHEHLVRRSVQFARHQMTPQEEDLAARLTPSGAGGWAKLHGNYTSQLGGTFRGERLPVTALRALATEADEAIRREAFDAELAAWKDAELVCAACLNGVKGEAGTLARRRGFADPVEPSLLTNAIDRATLDAMQAAVVRSLPDFRRYFAAKARALGKTGLDWWDLFAPVGRSETEWTYAAGARFVENQFRAYSDKLGDFAARAFQEDWVDAGPRDGKRGGAFCMGWKGDASRILMNHSPSLDSVSTLAHELGHGYHNLLKAPRTPLQRETPMTLAETASIFCETIIQNAALEQAQGEEKLYVLETQLMGHAQVVVDIHSRYLFERAVYEKREQRELTAQEFSDLMTWAQRETYGDALDTLHPYMWAVKTHYYSSSFYNYPYTFGLLFGLGLYAQYEQARADGTVADFQARYDDLLSSTGLADARTLAQRFGIDLHAPEFWEGSLNVIRAQIDEYVRTVG, encoded by the coding sequence ATGCCCCGCTGGCGTACCGACGACCTGTACCCCAGCCTTGACCATGCCCGTGTAGACGCCGACCTGGCCGCCCTGAGGACGCAGGTGACGGAACTGGAAAGCACCTTTGACCGCCTGGGTGTGCGCAAAGGCGAGGTTGTTACGGCCGAGGCGCTTGAGCAGGTAATAAGCGGTCTGAACGCTGTTACGCTGCAACTCGTTTCGTTGCGCGGCTACATCAATGCCTTTGCTTCCACCGATAGCCGGGACGCCCTGGCCCAGCAGAGGGTGGGTGAGCTGACGACCCTGGCCCTCCCACTGGGGCCCCTTCGTTCCCGCCTGACCGCCTGGCTGGGCAGTCTGGATGACGCTGCCCTGGAAGCGGCGGTGCAGCAGTCGGAGCCTGTACGCGAGCACGAGCACCTGGTCCGGCGCAGCGTTCAGTTCGCCCGTCATCAGATGACTCCCCAGGAAGAGGACCTCGCTGCACGTCTGACCCCCAGTGGCGCAGGCGGTTGGGCAAAGCTGCACGGGAACTACACCAGCCAGCTGGGCGGCACGTTCCGGGGCGAGCGTCTGCCCGTGACGGCCCTGCGCGCCCTGGCCACCGAAGCCGATGAGGCCATACGCCGGGAGGCCTTCGATGCGGAACTGGCCGCCTGGAAGGACGCCGAACTGGTCTGTGCCGCCTGCCTCAACGGCGTAAAGGGTGAAGCAGGCACCCTGGCCCGCCGCCGAGGCTTTGCCGACCCGGTCGAGCCCAGTCTGCTGACCAACGCCATCGACCGCGCCACGCTGGACGCCATGCAGGCTGCCGTGGTCCGCTCGCTGCCGGACTTCCGCCGGTACTTTGCCGCCAAGGCCCGTGCGCTGGGCAAGACCGGGCTGGACTGGTGGGACCTGTTTGCCCCCGTGGGGCGCAGCGAGACCGAATGGACCTATGCAGCGGGGGCCCGCTTTGTGGAAAATCAGTTCCGTGCCTACAGCGACAAGCTGGGCGATTTCGCGGCGCGTGCCTTCCAGGAGGACTGGGTCGACGCAGGCCCCCGGGACGGCAAGCGCGGCGGAGCGTTCTGCATGGGCTGGAAGGGTGACGCCAGCCGCATCCTGATGAACCACAGCCCCAGTCTCGACAGTGTCTCCACCCTGGCCCATGAGCTGGGCCACGGCTACCACAACCTCCTCAAGGCCCCGCGCACGCCCCTGCAACGTGAAACGCCCATGACCCTGGCTGAGACCGCCAGTATTTTCTGCGAGACCATCATTCAGAACGCGGCGCTTGAGCAGGCCCAGGGGGAGGAAAAGCTCTATGTGCTGGAAACGCAGCTGATGGGCCACGCGCAGGTGGTCGTGGACATCCACAGCCGCTACCTGTTCGAGCGGGCTGTGTACGAGAAGCGCGAGCAGCGCGAGCTGACTGCTCAGGAGTTCAGCGACCTGATGACCTGGGCGCAGCGTGAAACGTATGGGGACGCCCTGGACACCCTGCATCCCTACATGTGGGCGGTCAAAACCCACTACTACAGCTCGAGCTTCTACAACTACCCCTATACCTTCGGGCTGCTGTTCGGGCTGGGGCTGTACGCCCAGTACGAGCAGGCCCGCGCTGACGGGACCGTCGCAGACTTCCAGGCGCGTTACGACGATCTGCTGTCCAGCACCGGTCTGGCCGACGCCCGCACCCTGGCCCAGCGCTTTGGAATCGACCTGCACGCACCCGAGTTCTGGGAAGGCAGCCTGAACGTCATCCGCGCCCAGATTGACGAGTATGTCAGAACTGTCGGCTGA
- a CDS encoding phosphate signaling complex PhoU family protein, with translation MTVAYESLVTGRFLRMLSITLEQLEAVRDANDRAEFAGLTVRAQVLERETDALEREIEDACLAAFASGLSAHELAFYLVVFRSLSNLERVGDYAFSVARDLENLAPRTRSATLQDALPLVRLLSEMVETLAFAFAERDVQAAREVMQLDFEQVDALYEQMQRASLTRLMERPEDTEVALTAGRMARNLERLGDHLVNVAERLETMVLNQRRIQAAG, from the coding sequence ATGACGGTCGCTTACGAGAGCCTGGTCACCGGACGCTTTCTGAGGATGCTCAGCATTACGCTTGAGCAGCTCGAAGCCGTGCGGGATGCCAACGACCGCGCCGAATTTGCCGGGCTGACTGTCAGGGCTCAGGTGCTGGAACGGGAGACCGACGCCCTGGAACGCGAGATCGAAGACGCCTGTCTGGCCGCCTTCGCCAGTGGGCTCAGCGCCCATGAACTGGCCTTCTACCTGGTGGTGTTCCGCAGCCTGAGTAACCTGGAGCGCGTGGGAGACTATGCCTTCAGCGTGGCGCGCGACCTGGAAAACCTGGCGCCCCGCACACGCAGCGCCACCCTGCAGGACGCTCTTCCTCTGGTGCGCCTGCTGTCTGAAATGGTGGAAACTCTGGCCTTCGCGTTTGCCGAGCGGGACGTCCAGGCCGCGCGTGAAGTCATGCAGCTGGATTTCGAGCAGGTGGACGCGCTGTATGAGCAGATGCAGCGGGCCAGCCTGACCCGCCTGATGGAACGCCCCGAGGACACTGAAGTGGCGCTGACTGCCGGGCGGATGGCCCGGAATCTGGAACGCCTGGGAGACCATCTGGTGAACGTGGCCGAGCGTCTGGAGACGATGGTGCTGAATCAGCGCAGGATTCAGGCGGCCGGCTAA